The Ooceraea biroi isolate clonal line C1 chromosome 1, Obir_v5.4, whole genome shotgun sequence genome has a window encoding:
- the LOC105275946 gene encoding protein FAM45A isoform X1 translates to MAPLTDLLSCSIIEKDCNGDVLWTWSYPTVTKSQRDVVIRKCNLKLEHNSPHVFVCARHGHDWFYIHCSEVFDSDKLLKVKKFALVLFAKDFNPQKYEVLSRVLSKMYCKTGKPTEILQLYLSVFTKGSCSTQENGTFVSDDFNCHHFAASTNVRELIKTFELETILIYTALLLKKRIIVYHHSLEQLLKYIRTFPALMRHRRVIDNLFPWIDLVNDELIELKRYSHYIAGCSNSSISSRTDLYDLLVNIPAREITVASHAKESLTMTKTHKEIALFMVQLCENQNYTEMQIISEISDKTQDLLNQLISIATIQTPDGRKMVSIEIFKEKNLPPAVENFLINLAIAEDLFLL, encoded by the exons ATGGCACCTTTAACAGATTTACTGTCCTGTAGTATAATAg AGAAGGATTGTAATGGAGACGTGTTGTGGACTTGGTCATACCCCACAGTAACAAAATCTCAAAGGGATGTAGTCATCAGAAAGTGCAACTTGAAATTAGAACATAATTCTCCTCACGTATTTGTGTGTGCGAGACATGGCCATGATTGGTTTTATATACATTGCAGTGAAGTATTTGATTCTGACAAGTTGCTAAAA GTAAAAAAGTTTGCTCTGGTCCTCTTTGCAAAGGATTTTAATCCACAAAAATACGAAGTGCTGTCTCGAGTTCTTAGCAAAATGTATTGCAAAACTGGTAAACCAACAGAGATTTTGCAGTTGTATCTTTCCGTATTCACGAAAGGATCGTGTTCTACACAGGAGAATGGAACATTTGTGTCGGATGATTTTAATTGCCATCATTTTGCCGCCAGTACCAATGTCAGGGAactgattaaaacatttgaaTTAGAGACAATTTTGATATATACTGCtcttttattgaaaaagaGGATTATTGTCTATCATCACAGTTTGGAACAGCTTCTAAAATATATCAGGACGTTTCCTGCATTAATGAGACATAGAAGAGTTATCGACAATCTCTTTCCTTGGATTGACTTAGTAAACGACGagttaattgaattaaag AGATATTCGCATTACATAGCAGGTTGCAGCAATAGTTCTATATCATCAAGAACAGACCTTTATGATCTGCTTGTGAACATTCCTGCTAGAGAAATAACCGTAGCTTCACATGCAAAGg aAAGTCTCACAATGACGAAAACTCACAAGGAAATAGCGTTATTCATGGTTCAGCTGTGTGAAAATCAAAACTACACagaaatgcaaattatatCTGAAATAAGTGACAAAACGCAAGATCTtctaaatcaattaatttcaatagcAACAATTCAAACACCGGATGGCAGAAAAATGGTATCCATTgagatatttaaagaaaagaatttaccACCTGCTGTGgagaattttcttattaatttagcTATTGCTGAAGAcctttttttgttataa
- the LOC105275948 gene encoding LOW QUALITY PROTEIN: eukaryotic translation initiation factor 3 subunit A (The sequence of the model RefSeq protein was modified relative to this genomic sequence to represent the inferred CDS: substituted 2 bases at 2 genomic stop codons), whose protein sequence is MARYGQRPENALKRANEFIDVGKPARALDTLQEVFRNKKWTYNWPESVLEPIIFRYLDLCVELKKSHIAKEGLFQYRNMFQSVNVGSLENVIRSYLRMAEEKTNAARKQSQQAVIDIDDLDNLATPESILLSAVSGEDAQDRSDRTILTPWVKFLWESYCQCLELLRTNAHVKTLYHDIARMAFQFCLEYNRKTEFRKLCEKLRKHLEEICKLPPLVLNVSMNKTETQQLNLETXLNQLDSAIQMELWQEAFKSSEDVHGMMNLTKKLPVPKTMANYYQKLAMVFWKAGNYLFHAAALFKLLQLSREMKKNMSSEEQQRMANRVLLATLSIPLPSAHPEFDRFIETDKSPLEKAQKLVTLLGLSQPPTRISLLKDIVRLNVVILASPQLQELYSWLEIEFHPLEFCSRVDSVIQMLQADENSSLIQYVPALXDVTLVRLVYQVSQVYQTIQFSKLLELAKFTTDFHLERLLVDCVRYNDMQIRIDHGKSCIHFGVDLSEAQREDHPDGPILQAMPSEQIRCQLVNMATVLHRAINVINPNKKKLEREKLRSAMVAHYHETKMKEHQRILGRHKIIEERKEYIEHINTVREEEEMRRQEELQRQQMLVEKKRLEQEREERERKRQQNEIQQIKDRHLKEKMQQISPTSHGQKVLKKLDEDEIKKLDAEQIAAREAEELQKERREMQQKLKSQEKKVDYLERAKRLEEIPLLEKAVEERMQLAKQLWHQQEDERIAVAIEERQEAVATRERLARMKEDHDIFLSKILAERRSIYLEKLQEFEKLSNEERAKRLLKRKIERKAERKMKWEKKRAEAAEQRRLEELRIKQEEEEKRLEEERAKREEEERIRRAEEEAKEAERLAKLKKQAEIARARDAEIERKLEEERQKDKEQASMWRRMDRDHDRDRERDRDSSKSATESWRRNPDKDSDGLKNETERWRKRDDKIEDSSWKRKELERRDTDKWRRNDDMDRWKKDTTEKWRKDDNYDRDDLRDRDRLENRGFDKRDDRDRDRERDHDRDRDHDHDRDRDRDRDRGIDGRGIRDVPRERRGFRRDEPTRSTNQDWRKHDLPQDSPRDLPKRERDDRKDDRLPSRLDDRRRPLEDDGWSKVSRR, encoded by the exons ATGGCGAGGTATGGACAGCGACCTGAAAATGCTCTGAAACGGGCAAATG AGTTTATTGATGTGGGTAAACCAGCCCGAGCATTAGACACATTACAAGAAGtcttccgtaataaaaaatggacgTACAATTGGCCGGAGTCTGTGTTAGAGCCGATAATATTCAGATATTTGGATCTCTGTGTAGAACTGAAAAAATCGCACATAGCGAAGGAGGGCCTGTTCCAATACAGAAACATGTTTCAGTCTGTCAATGTTGGCAGCTTGGAAAACGTGATACGTAGCTATCTGAGAATGGCTGAGGAAAAGACTAACGCAGCGCGTAAACAGAGTCAGCAAGCCGTAATTGATATCGACGATCTTGATAATCTTGCCACGCCTGAGAGTATCCTTCTGTCGGCTGTCAGTGGAGAAGACGCGCAGGACAGGAGCGATCGTACTATTTTGACGCCTTGGGTGAAGTTCTTGTGGGAGTCGTACTGCCAATGCCTGGAGTTGCTCAGAACTAATGCGCACGTGAAGACTCTCTATCACGATATTGCGCGTATGGCTTTCCAGTTTTGTCTCGAGTACAATCGTAAGACTGAATTTCGTAAATTGTGCGAGAAGTTGCGAAAGCATCTCGAGGAAATATGTAAACTGCCGCCGCTTGTGTTGAACGTTTCCATGAACAAGACGGAGACACAACAGTTAAATTTAGAGACTTGATTGAACCAATTGGATTCTGCGATACAAATGGAGTTATGGCAAGAAGCTTTTAAATCTTCGGAGGATGTGCACGGTATGATGAATTTAACGAAGAAACTTCCTGTACCAAAAACTATGGCTAATTACTACCAGAAGCTGGCTAtggtgttttggaaagctggAAATTATCTTTTCCATGCAGCCGCGTTATTCAAGTTATTGCAACTCTCGCgtgaaatgaagaaaaatatgtcCTCGGAAGAGCAACAGCGAATGGCGAATCGTGTCTTGTTGGCTACATTGTCAATACCATTACCGTCCGCACATCCTGAATTCGATCGTTTCATAGAAACCGACAAAAGCCCGTTAGAAAAGGCACAGAAACTCGTGACTCTCTTGGGACTCTCGCAACCACCGACGCGTATCTCTCTATTGAAGGACATTGTGCGCTTGAATGTTGTCATTCTTGCGTCGCCGCAGCTACAGGAGCTGTATTCGTGGCTAGAAATAGAGTTTCATCCATTGGAATTTTGCAGCAGAGTTGATTCCGTTATTCAAATGTTGCAAGCGGACGAGAACAGTTCACTAATCCAGTATGTGCCAGCCTTGTAAGATGTGACGCTTGTACGTCTTGTTTATCAGGTCTCGCAAGTCTACCAAACCATACAGTTTTCCAAGCTTTTAGAACTGGCCAAGTTCACTACTGATTTTCATTTGGAACGGCTCTTGGTAGACTGTGTACGCTACAATGACATGCAAATCAGAATAGACCACGGTAAATCGTGTATTCATTTCGGAGTAGATCTTTCAGAGGCCCAACGGGAGGACCATCCGGATGGTCCGATATTGCAAGCGATGCCCTCTGAGCAAATACGTTGTCAATTAGTGAATATGGCAACTGTATTACATCGCGCAATCAACGTGATCAATCCTAACAAGAAGAAGCTTGAGCGCGAAAAGCTGCGCAGCGCGATGGTTGCGCACTATCACGAGACTAAAATGAAAGAGCATCAGAGAATCCTTGGTCGACACAAGATTATCGAAGAGCGAAAAGAGTACATCGAGCACATCAATACCGTGCGCGAAGAGGAAGAGATGCGTCGACAAGAGGAGCTGCAGCGGCAGCAGATGCTAGTCGAAAAGAAGCGACTTGAACAGGAGCGCGAGGAGCGTGAGAGAAAGCGTCAACAGAACGAGATTCAGCAGATTAAAGATCGTCACCTCAAGGAAAAGATGCAACAAATCTCGCCGACAAGCCACGGACAGAAGGTATTGAAGAAGCTGGACGAGGACGAGATCAAGAAACTCGACGCGGAACAGATTGCTGCGCGAGAAGCCGAGGAATTGCAAAAAGAGCGCAGAGAAATGCAACAAAAACTTAAGTCCCAGGAGAAGAAGGTCGATTACTTAGAGCGTGCTAAACGCCTTGAGGAAATTCCGTTATTAGAGAAGGCTGTGGAAGAAAGAATGCAACTGGCGAAGCAGCTTTGGCATCAACAAGAAGACGAACGGATCGCCGTTGCCATTGAAGAACGACAGGAAGCTGTTGCTACTCGAGAACGCCTGGCACGAATGAAAGAGGATCACGACATTTTCCTGTCCAAGATTCTGGCTGAACGTAGGAGTATATACTTAGAGAAACTACAAGAGTTTGAAAAATTGTCAAATGAAGAGCGCGCCAAGCGGTtattaaaacgtaaaataGAGCGCAAGGCTGAGCGTAAAATGAAATGGGAGAAGAAACGCGCCGAAGCTGCCGAACAAAGACGGCTAGAAGAATTGCGCATCAAacaagaagaggaagagaaacgtctagaagaagaaagagccaaaagagaagaggaagagagaatcaGACGAGCCGAGGAAGAAGCCAAGGAAGCCGAGCGTTTGGCTAAGCTTAAGAAACAAGCTGAAATTGCCAGAGCCAGGGATGCCGAAATCGAACGTAAATTGGAAGAGGAACGTCAGAAAGATAAAGAACAAGCATCAATGTGGCGGCGTATGGATAGAGATCACGATCGTGATCGCGAACGTGATCGTGATAGTTCCAAATCTG CAACAGAGTCATGGCGACGTAATCCCGATAAAGATTCTGATGGACTCAAGAATGAAACAGAACGTTGGAGGAAACGTGATGATAAAATCGAAGATTCTTCATGGAAGAGAAAGGAACTGGAACGGCGGGATACGGATAAGTGGAGAAGAAACGATGACATGGACAGATGGAAGAAGGACACTACAGAGAAATGGAGAAAGGACGATAACTATGATAGAGATGATTTGAGAGATCGGGACAGATTGGAAAACCGTGGTTTTGACAAAAGAGACGATCGTGACCGCGATCGTGAGCGCGATCATGACCGTGACCGTGACCATGACCATGACCGTGACCGTGACCGTGACCGTGACCGTGGAATAGATGGACGTGGT ATACGTGATGTGCCACGTGAACGACGTGGTTTTCGTCGTGACGAACCAACTCGCAGTACCAATCAAGATTGGCGAAAACATGATCTGCCTCAGGACTCCCCGAGAGATTTACCCAAGCGCGA ACGAGATGATCGTAAAGATGACAGACTTCCATCTAGACTTGATGATAGAAGACGACCGTTAGAAGATGATGGTTGGTCAAAAGTCAGTCGGCGCTAA
- the LOC105275946 gene encoding protein FAM45A isoform X2, with the protein MAMIGFIYIAVKKFALVLFAKDFNPQKYEVLSRVLSKMYCKTGKPTEILQLYLSVFTKGSCSTQENGTFVSDDFNCHHFAASTNVRELIKTFELETILIYTALLLKKRIIVYHHSLEQLLKYIRTFPALMRHRRVIDNLFPWIDLVNDELIELKRYSHYIAGCSNSSISSRTDLYDLLVNIPAREITVASHAKESLTMTKTHKEIALFMVQLCENQNYTEMQIISEISDKTQDLLNQLISIATIQTPDGRKMVSIEIFKEKNLPPAVENFLINLAIAEDLFLL; encoded by the exons ATGGCCATGATTGGTTTTATATACATTGCA GTAAAAAAGTTTGCTCTGGTCCTCTTTGCAAAGGATTTTAATCCACAAAAATACGAAGTGCTGTCTCGAGTTCTTAGCAAAATGTATTGCAAAACTGGTAAACCAACAGAGATTTTGCAGTTGTATCTTTCCGTATTCACGAAAGGATCGTGTTCTACACAGGAGAATGGAACATTTGTGTCGGATGATTTTAATTGCCATCATTTTGCCGCCAGTACCAATGTCAGGGAactgattaaaacatttgaaTTAGAGACAATTTTGATATATACTGCtcttttattgaaaaagaGGATTATTGTCTATCATCACAGTTTGGAACAGCTTCTAAAATATATCAGGACGTTTCCTGCATTAATGAGACATAGAAGAGTTATCGACAATCTCTTTCCTTGGATTGACTTAGTAAACGACGagttaattgaattaaag AGATATTCGCATTACATAGCAGGTTGCAGCAATAGTTCTATATCATCAAGAACAGACCTTTATGATCTGCTTGTGAACATTCCTGCTAGAGAAATAACCGTAGCTTCACATGCAAAGg aAAGTCTCACAATGACGAAAACTCACAAGGAAATAGCGTTATTCATGGTTCAGCTGTGTGAAAATCAAAACTACACagaaatgcaaattatatCTGAAATAAGTGACAAAACGCAAGATCTtctaaatcaattaatttcaatagcAACAATTCAAACACCGGATGGCAGAAAAATGGTATCCATTgagatatttaaagaaaagaatttaccACCTGCTGTGgagaattttcttattaatttagcTATTGCTGAAGAcctttttttgttataa
- the LOC105275945 gene encoding eukaryotic translation initiation factor 4E type 3 has protein sequence MAAAECEAQEGTSASLLKTSVVLSDEAVNTITKHESTGIPLQTPWTFWLDKAIPGTTAEEYKANLQKIYTVNTVQSFWGVFNNIPNAGDMQVKYSYHLMRDERYPLWEHELNQKGGTWRLKCHKYDTELVWKEVVLAAIGEQFSAHVAQDDEICGVTVSIRDREDLIQIWNVNAALHSKATVVQKVYSLVPNIKFLGDFYKPHQSHHAYGRH, from the exons ATGGCGGCGGCGGAATGCGAAGCGCAGGAGGGCACTTCGGCGAGCCTGTTGAAAACATCGGTGGTGCTGTCCGATGAGGCCGTCAACACAATTACAAAACACGAGAGCACCGGCATTCCGTTGCAGACACCATGGACCTTCTGGCTCGACAA GGCCATTCCTGGTACAACTGCCGAAGAATATAAGGCCAATCTGCAGAAGATCTACACTGTGAATACTGTGCAAAGTTTCTGGGGAGTTTTCAATAACATACCAAATGCTGGGGATATGCAG GTGAAATACAGTTATCATTTAATGAGAGACGAGAGATATCCTTTATGGGAGCACGAACTTAATCAAAAGGGTGGTACGTGGAGACTAAAGTGCCATAAATATGATACT GAACTTGTTTGGAAGGAAGTGGTGCTCGCGGCTATTGGCGAACAATTTAGCGCGCATGTGGCACAGGATGACGAGATCTGCGGGGTGACTGTATCCATTCGCGATAGGGAGGATCTTATCCAA ATTTGGAACGTAAATGCTGCCCTTCATTCAAAAGCCACAGTTGTACAGAAGGTCTATTCTCTTGTGCCTAACATAAAATTTCTCGGGGATTTTTATAAAC CTCATCAGTCCCATCATGCGTACGGAAGACATTAA